In Populus nigra chromosome 1, ddPopNigr1.1, whole genome shotgun sequence, one genomic interval encodes:
- the LOC133675446 gene encoding CSC1-like protein At1g32090 — MATLQDIGVSALINILGAFAFLLAFALLRIQPINDRVYFPKWYISGGRSSPRRAGNFVGKFVNLNVKTYFTFLSWMPQALKMTEAEIINHAGLDSAVFLRIYTLGLKIFVPITILALLILIPVNVSSGTLFFLRKELVMSDIDKLSISNVRPQSIRFFIHIALEYAFTVWICFMLYKEYDHIASMRLRFLASKRRHAEQFTVVVRNVPHVSGRSVLDTVEQFFQTNHPDTYLCQQAVYNANKFAKLVRKRDRLQNWLDYNQLKFERHPDKRPTRKKGFLGLWGERVDSIEHYKQQMKHLEKNMASERQTILKDSKSILPVSFVSFNSRWGAAVCAQTQQSKNPTLWLTNWAPEPRDIYWRNLAIPFMSLTVRKLIISVTVFALVFFYMIPIAFVQSLANLEGLEKVAPFLRPVIELKFIKSFLQGFLPGLALKIFLYILPTVLMIMSKIEGYIAHSTLERRAAAKYYYFMLVNVFLGSIIAGTAFEQLDAFLHQSPTQIPRTIGVSIPMKATFFITYIMVDGWAGIAGEILRLKPLIIFHLKNMFLVKTERDIERAMDPGSVDFPETLPSLQLYFLLGIVYAVVTPILLPFVLVFFAFAYLVYRHQIVNVYHQQYESAAAFWPHVHSRIIASLLISQLLLLGLLSTKKAANSTPLLVILPILTLSFHKYCKIRFEPAFRKYPLEEAMAKDITDRTAESDLNLKAYLADAYLHPIFRSFEEPLVEVKVEKNKPQTASDRISELSSPSSPPHQVNHPSSPPHYVYHPSSPPQHVYDPSSPSHYAYHYENDIFHAPTPPHYAYHYENEP, encoded by the exons ATGGCAACTCTTCAGGACATAGGAGTCTCAGCTCTCATTAACATTCTTGGTGCTTTTGCATTCTTGCTAGCTTTTGCTCTCCTCAGAATCCAACCCATCAATGACAGAGTTTACTTTCCAAAGTGGTACATTAGTGGAGGAAGGAGCAGCCCAAGAAGGGCTGGTAACTTTGTGGGCaaatttgtcaacctcaatgtCAAGACTTACTTTACTTTCTTAAGTTGGATGCCTCAAGCCTTGAAGATGACCGAAGCAGAGATTATCAATCATGCTGGTCTTGACTCTGCTGTTTTTTTGAGGATTTACACTCTCGG CTTGAAGATTTTTGTGCCAATTACAATTCTTGCGCTCTTAATTCTCATTCCAGTGAATGTATCTAGCGGAACACTATTCTTCTTAAGGAAAGAATTGGTTATGAGTGACATTGACAAGCTTTCGATATCAAATGTTCGTCCTCAATCCATAAG gTTTTTTATCCACATAGCATTGGAATATGCATTCACTGTATGGATTTGCTTCATGCTCTACAAAGAATACGATCATATAGCATCGATGAGATTGCGCTTCTTGGCTTCAAAAAGAAGACATGCTGAACAGTTCACT GTAGTGGTCAGGAATGTTCCACATGTTTCTGGCCGGTCAGTATTAGACACAGTGGAacaattttttcaaacaaaccATCCAGATACTTATCTTTGTCAGCAG gCCGTCTATAATGCAAACAAATTTGCAAAGCTTGTGAGAAAAAGAGATAGACTTCAAAATTGGCTCGATTACAACCAGCTTAAATTTGAAAGACATCCAGACAAGAGGCCCACTCGAAAG aaaggtTTTCTAGGACTTTGGGGTGAAAGAGTTGATTCTATTGAACACTACAAACAACAAATGAAGCACTTGGAGAAAAAC ATGGCATCGGAACGCCAAACAATTCTCAAAGACTCGAAATCTATATTGCCAgtatcttttgtttcttttaattcgCGTTGGGGGGCTGCTGTTTGTGCACAAACACAACAGAGCAAGAATCCGACTTTATGGTTGACAAATTGGGCCCCAGAACCTCGTGATATTTATTGGCGTAATCTGGCTATACCGTTCATGTCATTGACAGTCCGAAAGCTTATAATATCTGTGACAGTTTTTGCCTTGGTGTTTTTCTACATGATACCCATAGCTTTTGTGCAATCCCTTGCAAACTTAGAGGGTCTCGAGAAAGTAGCTCCTTTCCTCAGGCCAGTCATAGAATT GAAATTCATCAAGTCATTCCTACAAGGTTTCCTTCCTGGTCTAGCACTTAAAATCTTTTTGTACATTCTACCAACAGTTTTGATGATAATGTCGAAAATCGAGGGATATATTGCACATTCAACTCTGGAGCGAAGAGCAGCAGCAAAGTATTATTACTTTATGTTAGTGAACGTATTCTTGGGAAGCATAATTGCTGGAACGGCTTTTGAGCAGCTGGATGCTTTTCTTCACCAATCACCAACCCA GATTCCTAGGACTATTGGGGTTTCCATACCAATGAAGGCTACCTTTTTCATTACATATATTATGGTTGATGGATGGGCTGGTATTGCTGGAGAGATTCTCAGATTGAAGCCATTGATCATATTTCATCTTAAGAATATGTTTTTGGTAAAGACTGAAAGAGACATAGAAAGGGCCATGGACCCTGGTAGTGTAGATTTCCCAGAGACTCTCCCAAGCCTCCAACTATACTTTCTTTTGGGAATCGTGTATGCAGTGGTTACTCCAATACTGCTTCCTTTTGTTCTAGTATTCTTTGCTTTTGCATACTTGGTTTACCGTCATCAG ATAGTTAATGTCTACCATCAACAATACGAGAGTGCTGCTGCATTTTGGCCCCATGTTCACAGCCGTATAATTGCAAGCTTATTGATATCTCAACTCTTACTTTTGGGCTTGCTCAGCACAAAAAAGGCTGCTAATTCCACTCCTTTGTTAGTTATCTTGCCCATATTGACATTATCCTTCCACAAGTATTGCAAGATTCGCTTTGAGCCTGCATTTAGGAAGTACCCTCTTGAG GAAGCCATGGCGAAAGATATAACAGACCGTACTGCAGAATCTGATTTGAACTTGAAAGCATATTTGGCTGATGCATATTTGCACCCAATTTTCCGTTCATTTGAAGAACCATTGGTCGAGGTCAaggtagaaaaaaacaaaccacaAACTGCTAGTGATCGAATCAGTGAACTCAGCTCCCCTTCTTCCCCACCACATCAAGTCAATCATCCTTCTTCCCCGCCACATTATGTCTATCATCCTTCTTCTCCACCTCAGCATGTCTATGACCCTTCCTCTCCATCCCATTATGCGTATCATTACGAAAATGATATCTTTCATGCCCCCACCCCACCCCATTATGCCTATCATTACGAAAATGAGCCTTGA